One Aquarana catesbeiana isolate 2022-GZ linkage group LG06, ASM4218655v1, whole genome shotgun sequence genomic region harbors:
- the LOC141147494 gene encoding olfactory receptor 1468-like encodes MDQFTHQHLPEVENKSSINNVFIVGLRIHQNYRLVLFTLFMVTYVVTLTCNLMIILLVFITKLSQSPMYVLLSNLSLSEMLFTSNIVPPMLYILFRNGAFFSLAGCFMQFFLFGIFAVTESFLLSAMSYDRYLAICKPLHYILIMSPRFCVCLILTCWALAFLIMTIALSLVNTLYFCKDNIIDHFYCDFLPIVKLSCSNSATVKMVVSFLSSSASVLPFLIIIATYVFIIRAIARISSVQGKKKAFSTCSSHLGVVSIYYTTLIMVYVVSPGNFVTVNKVLSLLYTVITPLANPFIYTLRNKDIKAAIRQTMTTKSRP; translated from the coding sequence ATGGACCAATTTACCCATCAACACTTGCCAGAGGTTGAGAATAAATCATCGATTAATAATGTCTTTATTGTTGGGTTGAGGATCCACCAAAACTACAGACTTGTCCTCTTCACCCTGTTCATGGTCACCTATGTTGTGACTCTGACTTGCAACCTCATGATCATCTTATTAGTGTTCATCACAAAACTTTCACAGTCTCCTATGTATGTGCTCCTCTCCAATCTGTCACTGTCGGAAATGCTGTTCACCAGCAATATTGTTCCTCCCATGCTCTATATCCTATTTAGAAATGGGGCATTTTTTTCCCTCGCTGGCTGTTTCATGCAATTTTTCCTATTTGGTATATTTGCTGTGACAGAGAGTTTCCTCCTCTCGGCAATGTCCTACGATAGATATTTGGCCATCTGCAAACCTCTTCATTACATACTGATTATGAGCCCAAGGTTCTGTGTTTGTCTGATCCTTACCTGCTGGGCTTTGGCATTCCTGATTATGACAATCGCTTTAAGTTTAGTGAACACTTTGTATTTCTGTAAAGACAATATTATTGATCATTTTTATTGTGACTTTCTACCGATAGTAAAGCTGTCTTGTTCAAATTCTGCCACCGTTAAAATGGTTGTGTCTTTCCTTTCATCCTCAGCCTCTGTGCTTCCTTTCCTCATAATCATCGCTACTTATGTTTTCATCATCAGAGCCATTGCTAGGATCTCATCGGTCCAAGGCAAAAAGAAAGCCTTCTCCACCTGCAGTTCCCACCTCGGAGTTGTCTCCATCTATTACACCACCTTGATTATGGTCTATGTGGTTTCACCTGGAAATTTTGTAACGGTGAACAAAGTTCTATCACTGCTTTATACAGTGATCACCCCACTAGCGAATCCTTTTATATACACCCTGAGGAACAAGGATATCAAGGCAGCTATAAGGCAAACCATGACAACCAAATcaagaccctaa